The nucleotide window ctgggctgctccccCAGGTGAGCCCTTTGGAGGGGAtctcacagcccagctgccagcccagagccatTGGAACGATCCATAAGGGCTGGGCCATTGGTTCCTGTAATCCTTGGGTCCTGCAAATAGTTGTTAGAACTGAAAATTGCTCACTCAGCTGTGGGGGCACggagccagcagctgggagctcacTTAGcctcagcaggcagagccccggccctgcacagcccagctctgctgtcagcaTCACTTCTCGGTACCTCTGTGTCCCTGATCCTGCAGAGTCACCGGAATCTGTCCCAGCTGCCCAATTTTGCCTTCTCGGTGCCACTGGCCTATTTCTTCCTGAGCCAGCAGGAAGAGCGCCCGGAGCTGGAGCGGAGCCAGGCCCGGGAGCGAGCGGCCCGGCTCATCCAGCTCGCGCTCATCATGTTCCCAAGCGGTGAGTCTGTCCCCTCTGGTGAGGCCATCCCCGGCGAGGGCTTTGTCACTGTCCTCCTGGGACAGCCGGGGCTGCGTTCCCGGCAGGCAGGGCTGCGTTCCCGGCAGGGAtgcagaggcaggaatttgCCAAGGGCCTTTGGGGAGGGAGCCCTGAGTCAGAGCGGAAGAGGTCGGGCAGAACGGCAGTGCCCGTGCCCAGTGTGGGGGGGAgagtgcagctctgggctccttcccagggctggagcctgtctgggaaagggaacagagctgcagaaggggctggagcatcaggagcagctgagacagctggggggctcagcctggagaaaaggaggctcagggggtccttctggccctgcacaactccctgacaggagggggcagccagaggggtcaggctctgctcccagggaacagggacagaaaAAGAGGGAACAGCCTCAAAGTTTGGTATttggaacaattccttccccaGAAGtgttgtccagccctggcacagctgcccagggcactggTGGAGTCCCCAGTCCTGGAGGATATGGCACCTGAGGACATGGGTTAGGGGTGGTCTTGGCAGTGCTGCGGGAATGGTTGGgatcaatgatcttagaggcttttccagcctttcaGTTCTGTGGTTCCATGATTCTgtcctccctccccagagcagccaatgctcctccagcagcagtggTCAGGGGTGAGCAGGCTGGGGGAGGGTGAGAGCTGGAGTATTGGAGCAGGGAGATGTCTCACCTCCTCAGGGCTGCCCGGAGCAAGGACAAGCCAGTCTCCTTGGCTCTCCCTCCGAGGCACAGCTCTGTTTTGGATGTGCTCTCCCCATGGGTGCCCATCACTCTCCCTTTCATCCTGTGGATGCTGCTGTCCATGAAAGGAGCACACAGCCCTCAGGCCCAGGGGAGGGTGTGTGCAGCAGGAAGAACCAGCTCTCCAACAGAGATTCAGTTTGTGGAGGCTGGAAACATCTTTTAGGCTACTCGTTGGGGTGACTGAAATAATGCCCTTGTGAGCACAGGGACCAGCAGTGTCCTCACCCTCTCTTTGTGTCCTTGTTGGTGCCCCAGGGGGTTCTGGCCCTGAGGAGCGGAGGGTGACCCcaccccacacagcccctcacCAGCAGGTCCAGACAAGTTCTCTGCCTTTGTCTTGCAGTTCTGATGCCGCTGTTGGATCACTGCAGCGTGCAGCCCGATGCCAGGGTCGCCTCCCACCCCTTCTTTGGGCTGAATGCCCAGATCAGGTAAGGCCTGGAGATGTTCTCAGCGAAGGGAAGGGATCGATTTTGCCGGCGGCGGGGATCTTGCATGCTCAGACAGCTAATGCAGAGCTTGTTTGGGTTTCCTGAGCAGGCTCATTTGGTAATGCCTCATTTGATAATCCTTTTGATAATGGATTTCCATAAtggcctctggatggggctgacAGACCCACCTCAGCTCAAGGTGGACGGGTCAGAAGTTCAGCCCAGAGCCTGTTGgtgtgtgcagggagggagggtgaCGCGTGTGTCCTCCCACGGCAGGCTGTCTCCAACCAGTCTGCCTTCCCTGGACTCATGGTCTTCCTCAGCGTGCGAAGGctctccctcaggccagggcAGTGTTCCTTCATTTCATGGCTCTGCTTAGCCTAAAAATAGATGGAGGCAGAAGTTCTGGTGGAGGTGGATGGCAGCATCCAGGCAGGAGCCTGCGAGTCCTCTCCTGTTCCCACGCCAAAGGCTagcacagagctgagccctGACCATCCcgtgaggagcaggaggaggaggaggatgccgTGATTAACAGCCCTCTCCCACAGCCAGTCGCCCGCCCTGAACCAGCTGACATCCCTGTACGTGGGCAGGACACACGCCCTGTGGAAGGACCCGGCTGTCATGGCCTGGCTGGAGCCCCACGCCCACGAGGTTCTGCGCATGGTGGACGCCCGGGATGCGCTGGTGCAGGAGGCCGAGCACAAGTGAGCACAGAGGGTGCAGGACGGGGTTCCTGTGCCAGGGACAGAGTGGGACAAAGGGtctgtcctgggcagcagcagttccCTGTCTGGGACAGGCTCAgagccccacagctgctgctctgatgcCAAGGTCACAGCATGGGGCCAGGAAGGCAGTGGCTCTTCCATGCTTTTCACAAATGGGAATGTAGAGCTGAACCTGGACTGCATATCCTGCACTGCCTTCCTCAGGCTTGGCTGTCGCCTGTACCCTGGAATCATCCTGGAGAGGGTGGAGGGGCGGCCTGGAAGGGCAGGGATAGCCACACAGGGCAGGTGAGAGCTTAGGAACAGTGCTGAGAAACAGGAGAGAGCTGTCAGGTGTCCTAAACCAAGGTCAATCTGCTCATTCCTGAGCTCTCTGCTCTTtctccagagctcagcagctcccaccccCTTTGGCTCACTCTAAGCCAGCTCCATCCAATATGGCCTTGtcccccagagccagggaagctgctgacactgcacctgcagcagcagaaatgggAATGTGCCTGCTCAGGGCTcactgctctgtcccctccctgtctcAGGAGGAAGATCCGGTACCAGAGCGCTCCCAGGAACATCTACCGGCACATCATCCTCTCGGAGATGAAGGaggccacagcagccctgcctctgGTGAGGGGCCTGATGGGCCACAGGGACtgtggtgtccctgctgggcccaTCCTAACCCCTATCACTCATGGCTTCTGTGGGTGCCcatgtttgctgctgctggatgcagccttcattccttcctttctccttcattccttcctttctcctctccctgcaggaggTGACCTCCCAGCCAATGATGGGGTTTGACCCCCTGCCTCCTCTGGATTCCATTGTTTCCTACACCCGCCCAGAAAGGTACCGcctcctgctctggcacagccagctgtgtcccctgcacgccctcagccccaggccaggctgcacGCGGGCACTCAGGGCTGGCATCTCCTCCATGGCAGAGGAAGAGCTGTGGTGCTCCAGGCAGGCAGAACTACAGGCTGGACTGGTCCTGCTGCTTCCCATGGTGGTCACCACTGGCCATTCCCAGCCATAgggcaaaagccagggaaaaccCAGGCCATGGCTGactgggagggtttggggtagATGGAAATTTAAATACAGCCAGTCCTGGTGTTGGGGTGATGCCACGTGTGTGTTCCACACCAGTCcactcagagcagagctggtaggatcatggaatcctggcatggtttgggttcaaaagaccttaaagctcatctcattctaccccctgctgtgggcaggggcacTTTCCagtagaccaggctgctccaagccccttccaacctggccttggttGTGCTTTTAATGACTGGTTTGCTCAGAGTTGCTTCTCAGAGTTGCCTGAATTCAGAGTCCCATTGGAACTCCCCAGTTCCCTCCCTGAGGTTCCAGCTGCACCATGGTTCTCCCAGCACCGCCCACATCCCACTGGGCTGTACCTTCACCATGGTGCCACTTGTGTCTTCCAGGACGAGCCATCCCTCCAACGAAAGCACTTTATCCCTCTTCTTCCGCTCGCTGTTGCCAAATTTTAACTTGCAGGTGAGTGCAGGCTGGGGTTTGGGTGCACCATTCCCCCACGGtgttcctgctccaggagctgctgctgccggtTTGGCcgcagtgctgtccctgtccctgccagcgccgTGCTGCTCCCTTGCAGGGGGACATCCGGCACGACGGGGACGACGAGGCCGGGGCGGCGCAGGACCTCAACCAGGGGGTGAACCGGCTGATGGCGGCCATGCGGGACATGCTGGCCAACATCCAGTTCCAGGAGCCGCCCCGTGAGGACAATCCCGAGGGCGACGGCGACTGGGACTGAGCCgggctgtccctccctccctgcccagagcctcTGCTGTCACCCCCCATTTGTGTCGCACTCCAATAAAGTCACACAAACGGACTGGCTGTGGGAATGGGCTCTTCTGAGGAGGGGGCTGCAGCCATGGCAGCGTGGCCTCCATCCAGGGAGGGGGGGCTGAAGCTACAGCCATGGGCCTTGTTCAGGGCCCCTCTCTCAACAGGGGACAAGGGCTGTCTGAGCATGTCCGAGCTAATCAACAGCagctgtcccttgtccccatggCAGCTTAGTCCCCTTCTGGCCTCCTCTACACACAATTTCCATCCTATTCCCCTCCCTGTTCTCCTGGCTCTTGTCCTTAATTCCCAGAGGGCTTTTACTGCCCTCTTCTTCAGCTCCTTTGTGCTTCCCGTAGCCTGGAGCTTCCTTCCCTCCACAAAATACTCTGCACCCTCACTACACTGAACCTTCCAAAGGTCTGAGAGTCCCCTGTGCCACTAGAATTGTGCAAGGAGCAGCTTTTTCAGCCTTTTATTTATGTTTGGAGAAGAAATCTTGCCCCCTTCTTTGTTTGTCCCTCCTTTATTCCCTCACCTTCACCTAGAGCAAGGAGCGAGGTAAGCCACAGTCAAACCTTAACTCATCCTTGTTCCCGTaaagcttttttcccttttttgctGAGTAATGGTGAATACATGGAATAAATCCCTGTTCCTGCTGTATTACCTCCCTGGAGGATGTAGCTGGGCTGGGTGTGCAGACCCCAAGTCTTGAGCCAGCCCACCCTGGCTCCATTCCCCACTGGTACATCCAAATCCCATGGGATCCCGTCCCCGTAATttggcactggggcagcctgggcCCCCCTGCCCGCTGTGCACAGCTGAGCCGTTTCCATCCCTGCCGGAGGGAAGGGCTTCCCGGCGGAAGTGGGTACCCGTGGGACCGGCCTGCCCGCGGAGCTGTGAATGACTCTTTGGCAGCCCGCGGCTCCAGGCATCAACACGGACCCAAGGCACATGATGGTCAGCTGGGCCCTGTCCCCGCAGCCTCCCCGCGGCGCCgtgctctgctctgtcccaTTTAACCGTGCCCTGGACGATCCCTATCGCGTCCCATGCCCGCCCCTTTGTACAACATCTCCCCTGGGGCCATGGGAATGGGACCCTCCCAGTCCCAGTGGGTGGGACAGCCTGGATCGGGCCGTGCAGAGGGTCCTACAGGGGTCCCTGAGGTGCATGGATAGCTCAGGGGGTGTGGGTGACCCCCACAGCAGGTGGGACCCCCCCAAGACACGAGTCCCAACGGGCACATTGACccctgcaggacacagaggCCTTGGGGCACAGGGGACCCCTCAAATATGCAGACCCCCAGGTTTCAGGGGTCCCCTCCAGCAGACACAGGACCTCAGGACACATGGGGACCCTAAGGTGCACAttcccccagggcacagaggaCCCCAATGGCAGCACTCCCAAGGTGCATGACCCCAGGCGTGCATGGACCACCCCAGGGCATTTGAGACCCCTGGGCACACGGTGGGTGATCCCGAGCAATCGgggtccccagggccaccctgGGGGTGTCTCAGCCCTGGCCTCGGCAGCAGCCCCCTCACTGCTAGGGTGCCTCCCTCACGCAGGTGCCCACCCTCCTCGGAGGAGGAGCTGCGGGAGCCGCTTTAAAGTGGGGCAGAGAAAGGGCCCTTTCTTCCCCAGCACCCTGGGCCCGCGGGCGTGGGACGCCGGGCAGCgctggcacagagagcagcacccGAGGGTCCCGGCGGGCGCGCGGCACCCCCGGCACATCCCAGGCCTCCCGTCCCCAATTCCTCGGCATCCCCTCGGCCTCGCCGCCGGGCGCCGCGGGAGAACTGGCGGGGCACAACGGGGGCTCGGGGGCTGTGCGGGTGCCGCGGGGGGCCCCGGGGCTGAGGAGGGGCTCATGTCGACGCTGGCCCCCCTGCGTCTGCTGCGCGAGCCCTCGAATGCCAGCGAGGGCAACCACAGCAACGCCACGGTTGGGGCCGGGGGCGgctggtgccaggggctggacaTTCCCAACGAGCTGTTCCTGGCGCTGGGGCTGGTGAGCCTGGTGGAGAACCTGCTGGTGGTGGCTGCCATCCTGAAGAACAGGAACCTGCACTCGCCCACCTACTACTTCATCTGCTGCCTGGCGGTGTCGGACATGCTGGTGAGCATCAGCAACCTGGCGGAGATGCTCttcatgctgctgctggagcacgGGGTGCTGGTGATGCGCCCCAGCATCGTCCGCCACATGGACAGCGTCATCGACACGCTCATCTGCAGCTCCGTGGTCTCGTCCCTCTCCTTCCTGGGGGTCATCGCCGTGGACCGCTACATCACCATCTTCTACGCCCTGCGCTACCACAGCATCATGACCCTGCAGCGCGCCGTGGTCACCATGGCCAGCGTCTGGCTGGCCAGCACCGTCTCCAGCGCCATCCTGATCGCCTACTACCGCAGCAACACCGTCCTCCTCTGCCtcatcagcttcttcctcttcatgCTGGTCCTCATGCTGGTGCTCTACATCCACATGTTCGCCCTGGCCCGCCACCACCTCCACAGCATCTCCAGCCAGCAGAAGCCACCCACTGCCCACCGTGGTGGCAGCCTGAAGGGTGCCGTCACCCTCACCATCCTCCTGGGTGTCTTCTTTATCTGCTGGGGGCCCTTCTTCTTCCACCTCATCCTCATCGTCACCTGTCCCACCAACCCATTCTGCACCTGCTTCTTCAGCTACTTCaacctcttcctcatcctcatcatctgTAACTCGGTGATTGACCCCCTCATCTATGCCTTCCGGAGCCAGgagctccggcggacgctgcaggAGGTGGTGACGTGCTCCTGGTAGGCAGCGGGACACGGTACCGGCACGGCCACCCCCGCCCTGAAACGGGCAGACGGATGGACTGACGGACGGACGGGACGAGCCGCGGGGTGCCCGGTCGGGGCGAGGGACTCGCGGTTCCAATAAAGGCTCTTTGCAGTGACGCTGTGGCTGGCATCGGGCGGCCCCGGGGAGCCCCGAGGGGAGAGGTCCCTCCCGGTCCCGCCGGTCGCTCAAGGGTCACTTGCTCCCGGCGGGAACCGGGAAGGACCGGCTGGGCGGCGGGAGGCTGGATCCTACGCGGGGGGTGGTCCCGGCCGCCCCCGGACAAAGGGCCCATCACCGTCGCCTTTGTTCtcgggccgcgcccgccgccgcccacCTCATCACCCGCACCGGCACCGTCCCCGCTCCCGCGGGGGCGACCGCCGACCGGGACCCCCAGAGTGGCCCTCCCGTaccctgtccccacccctccccGTTCCGGGACGCCGTTGGGAggggtgtcccctgtgtgtccccccgtcccgccgccgccgccgccgccccgggatgctcccgccgccgccgggcggTCCCAGGGTCCCCGCCCGGGTCCCCGGGGTGTCGCCGCTCCCCGCGGGTGCCGGAGGCGCCCCCCGGGCCGTGCCCCCCGCCCGTGCCGGGGTCCCCGCTCCGCCGCGGCGGGGcgtggcggcgggcggggccgggcggggcgtggcgggcggtgccggtgccgcaGGGCTGTTGCGGCGCTGCGGCGGCGGCCGCTGATTGGCTGCGGCCGGCGGTGACGTCAGCGGCCGGCCCGGTGCGGCGGCGGGAGCCTATAAAGGAtgcggcggcggccgcgccgccCCCCGCGCTCCCGGTGCCGCTCCGCTCCGGTGCCGCTCCGCTCCCGGCCCCAGCCCGCTCCCGTCCCGCTCCGCTCCGGCCCGGCCGCACCATGAGGGAGATCGTCCACATCCAGGCGGGGCAATGCGGCAACCAGATCGGCGCCAAGGTAACggcggcgccgccccgccccgcccgccgcggcgGAGCCGGGCGGCGGACAAAGGCAGAGCcgctcccctccccccccgccGCCGCACCGGGAGGACAAAGCGCCCcgccccccccgcgccccccgccccccgccTTTGTCCGTCAGCACCGCGGACAGCGCCCgcgccgcgccccgcccgccgccgggggtcccggtgccccccgccctgcccggcATTTTGGGTGTTTGGGGGATCCCCCTGCCCCCGCTCCGCCGAGCCCTGTCCCGGGGTTTGAGGAGTCCCATACCCCCCGCCCTGCTCGGGATTTTGGGTGTTTGGGGGATCCCGGtgcccgccgccccgccgggagcTGCCCAGCGGCTTGGGGAGTCCCGGTGCCCCCCGCCTGTCCCCGCCCGGGGATTTCAGTGTTTGGGGTATCCCGGCGCCtcctgccccacccagccctgcctaGGGATGGGAGGATCCTGGTGCCCCGTGCCTCGCCCGGGGGCCTGGGGGTGTTCCAGTGCCTCCCGCCCTGCTGAGCTCCCCGTCCTCCCCAGTTCTGGGAGGTGATCAGCGACGAACACGGCATCGACCCCAGCGGCAACTACGTGGGGGACTCAGACCTGCAGCTTGAACGCATCAGTGTCTACTACAATGAGGCCTCTTGTAAGCGACCCCCCCTTGGAAACCCCCCCGGCAGGGCAGCCCGGCacccccaccctgggctgggaggggccCCAGTGCGACCCCCCCAGTGCAGGAGGAGTTGGGTctgctggggtggggaggggggcagacagacagacagacccatCCCGTGGAGGTGTGGGGCGGGCAGGCACGTGCACCCACCCCGTGGGACCGTTCAGTTTGGGGCAGGGGGAAATCGTGTACACCCCGTTCCACGGGACCCTGCAGTTTGGGAGGGGTCACACACAACACCTGCATCCCCGCCCTGTTGGACCCCGGGAGGGCAGACCTGTGCACCCACCCCTCAGACCCTGTCCTGTGGGGGGCAGGGGCACCTGTGCCTCCAAATTCATGGGACCCTGTAGTTTGGGTGGGGGCATGACACATGTACCCACCCCGTGGGACACTGTGGTGTGGGGGGGACACCACACATGCACCCAGCCCATGGGACACTGTGGTTTGTGGATAGAGGGACACCTGTGCTCCCCCTGTAGGATCTTGTGGTGTGGGAGGGACAAAGCACCAACATCCCCCCAGCCCACAGGTAATGGGGGCACACATGTGCACCGACCCCATGTGACCCCCATTGTTTGGGGGTAACAAGACATGCACCCACACCAGGAgcccctgggatttgggggggacaCGTAGAGGGTCCGCCGTAGCCCCATAGAACCCCGCAGGGTGCTGGGAACGCCTCTGGGGTGGGTTGGGGGGCGGCAGCAGGTCCCCTCCCGTCATGGGGTCTCTCTCAGCTCACAAGTACGTGCCTCGCGCCATCCTGGTGGACCTGGAGCCGGGGACGATGGACAGCGTGCGCTCGGGTGCCTTTGGCCACCTCTTCCGCCCCGACAACTTCATCTTTGGTAGGTCCCCGGAGAGGGAGGGGTGCGCCGTCCCCCGATGTTCCCCCGAGCCCCAGTGTCCTCGGACCAGCCCGGCCAGTCGCCGTCCCCGGGGCACTGGGCGGGCACGCCCCTCCCGCGCCGCGGGGCCCGGCACCGCCGGCTCGCCGCCAAACCTCTGCGGTTCCTGCTTCCCACCCCGCCCCGGCGTCAGATCTCCCCGGTGCTGCCGGCGGCAGcggctgggcccagccctgaTCCTCTCCCGGTCCCCTCGGGCCGTGGGCGTGGGGGGCCGGCGGCCATCGGAgcctcttttcttttcccagggCAGAGCGGTGCCGGCAACAACTGGGCCAAGGGGCACTACACAGAGGGCGCCGAGCTGGTGGACTCGGTGCTGGATGTGGTGCGCAAGGAGTGCGAGAACTGCGACTGCCTGCAGGGCTTCCAGCTGACCCACTCGCTGGGCGGGGGCACCGGCTCGGGCATGGGCACGCTGCTCATCTCCAAGGTGCGCGAGGAGTACCCCGACCGCATCATGAACACCTTCAGCGTGGTGCCGTCCCCCAAGGTGTCGGACACGGTGGTGGAGCCCTACAACGCCACGCTGTCCATCCACCAGCTGGTGGAGAACACGGACGAGACCTACTGCATCGACAACGAGGCGCTCTACGACATCTGCTTCCGCACCCTCAAGCTGGCCAC belongs to Agelaius phoeniceus isolate bAgePho1 chromosome 12, bAgePho1.hap1, whole genome shotgun sequence and includes:
- the MC1R gene encoding melanocyte-stimulating hormone receptor, which codes for MSTLAPLRLLREPSNASEGNHSNATVGAGGGWCQGLDIPNELFLALGLVSLVENLLVVAAILKNRNLHSPTYYFICCLAVSDMLVSISNLAEMLFMLLLEHGVLVMRPSIVRHMDSVIDTLICSSVVSSLSFLGVIAVDRYITIFYALRYHSIMTLQRAVVTMASVWLASTVSSAILIAYYRSNTVLLCLISFFLFMLVLMLVLYIHMFALARHHLHSISSQQKPPTAHRGGSLKGAVTLTILLGVFFICWGPFFFHLILIVTCPTNPFCTCFFSYFNLFLILIICNSVIDPLIYAFRSQELRRTLQEVVTCSW